The Geothrix sp. genome window below encodes:
- the cls gene encoding cardiolipin synthase, translated as MTMAVYPPQAAAWEVPRGRSHVGNSVRPPSWARLLLVTGLLLSGCARLPEVNYRKAPLEAPATPSVVDGQGTLSDKDAASVLARRLGHSRVNARVLAGLEEAATGRPLIAGNKVTLLFDGPKTISAMMAAASEAKDSINLETYLFDQDPLGMKFAELLIAKQKAGIQVSIIYDCVGTLGTPQAFFDRMQEAGIRLLPFQPVSPLHRPWRWRINNRDHRKILVVDGKVAFAGGVNITEAYSRGSSFRSRSRPIVAAGWRDTHIQIEGPAVAALQWMFLDNWASQQEGNLPERDYFPELPSMGDKVLRVLKSQPGSNHEIFKAYLLAIQGATKSIHITAAYFIPDAQMLKALLGAAKRGVEVKIILPNISDSWLSSHARRSFYAPMLKAGIRVHELKSSVLHAKTAVIDGGWSTVGSTNMDMRSFLHNKEVNIIVLGDGFGREMEDAFREDLRDSREITLVQWNDRPRGQRFKEWFARLFAYWL; from the coding sequence ATGACCATGGCGGTCTACCCACCGCAGGCCGCGGCCTGGGAGGTGCCTCGGGGCCGGAGCCATGTGGGGAACAGCGTTCGTCCGCCGTCTTGGGCGCGACTCCTCCTCGTGACCGGCCTCCTCCTCTCGGGCTGCGCACGCCTGCCTGAAGTGAACTACCGCAAGGCGCCGCTCGAGGCCCCGGCCACGCCCAGTGTCGTCGACGGCCAGGGGACCCTCAGCGACAAGGACGCTGCTTCGGTGCTCGCCCGGCGTCTCGGGCACTCGCGGGTGAATGCCAGGGTGTTGGCCGGGCTTGAGGAGGCCGCCACGGGGCGGCCGCTCATCGCGGGCAACAAGGTGACGCTTCTCTTCGACGGTCCCAAGACCATCTCGGCGATGATGGCGGCTGCATCCGAAGCCAAAGACTCGATCAACCTGGAAACCTATCTCTTCGACCAGGACCCCCTGGGGATGAAGTTCGCGGAATTGCTCATCGCCAAGCAGAAGGCCGGCATCCAGGTCAGCATCATCTACGACTGCGTGGGCACCCTGGGAACGCCCCAGGCCTTTTTCGACCGCATGCAGGAAGCGGGCATCCGGTTGCTTCCCTTCCAGCCCGTGAGCCCTCTCCACCGTCCATGGCGCTGGCGGATCAACAACCGCGACCACCGGAAGATCCTGGTGGTGGACGGGAAGGTGGCGTTTGCCGGGGGTGTGAACATCACCGAGGCCTATTCACGGGGGTCGTCCTTCCGGTCCCGTTCCCGGCCCATCGTGGCGGCGGGGTGGCGGGACACCCATATCCAGATCGAGGGCCCGGCCGTGGCCGCCCTGCAGTGGATGTTCCTGGACAACTGGGCCAGCCAGCAGGAAGGGAATCTGCCCGAGCGGGACTATTTCCCCGAGCTGCCGTCCATGGGGGACAAGGTCCTGCGTGTGCTGAAAAGCCAACCGGGCAGCAACCATGAAATCTTCAAGGCGTATCTCCTGGCCATCCAGGGCGCGACGAAATCCATCCACATCACCGCGGCCTACTTCATCCCGGACGCCCAGATGTTGAAGGCGCTGCTGGGCGCTGCCAAACGGGGCGTGGAGGTGAAGATCATCCTGCCCAATATCTCCGACAGCTGGCTCTCCAGCCATGCCCGGCGTTCCTTCTACGCCCCGATGCTGAAGGCCGGCATCCGGGTCCACGAGCTCAAGAGCTCGGTTCTGCATGCCAAGACGGCGGTGATCGACGGCGGCTGGTCCACGGTGGGATCCACCAACATGGACATGCGGAGCTTTCTCCACAACAAGGAGGTGAACATCATCGTGTTGGGAGACGGCTTCGGGCGGGAGATGGAGGATGCCTTCCGCGAGGACCTGCGGGATTCCCGCGAGATCACCCTGGTGCAGTGGAACGACCGGCCCCGGGGGCAGCGATTCAAGGAGTGGTTTGCGCGCCTCTTTGCCTACTGGCTCTGA
- a CDS encoding DUF1003 domain-containing protein, producing MHEPREIASRLMGVSFEALDERAKKVAKHVAGRKHIVRNISDELESGSTFGQRAADAVATFGGSWTFVGLFAAIMLLWVGLNAFLLMSRGKTFDPYPFILLNLFLSMLAAIQAPVILMSQNRQSEKDRIHAEHDYEVNLKAELDIMLLHEKMDLLREKQWEELLDLQKEQLKLLAQMTPGGTPSP from the coding sequence ATGCATGAACCCCGCGAGATCGCCTCTCGCCTGATGGGAGTGTCCTTCGAGGCCCTGGACGAGCGGGCCAAGAAGGTGGCGAAGCATGTGGCTGGTCGAAAGCACATCGTCCGGAACATTTCGGATGAGCTGGAGTCTGGCAGCACCTTCGGCCAGCGGGCCGCCGACGCCGTGGCGACCTTTGGAGGCTCCTGGACTTTTGTCGGCCTGTTTGCCGCCATCATGCTCCTCTGGGTCGGGCTCAACGCCTTCCTTCTGATGAGCCGCGGCAAGACCTTCGATCCCTATCCCTTCATCCTCCTCAACCTCTTCCTGTCCATGCTGGCGGCCATCCAGGCCCCGGTGATCCTCATGTCCCAGAACCGCCAGTCGGAGAAGGACCGGATCCACGCCGAGCACGACTACGAGGTGAACCTGAAGGCCGAGCTCGACATCATGCTGCTGCACGAAAAGATGGATCTGCTCCGGGAGAAGCAATGGGAGGAGCTGTTGGACCTCCAGAAGGAGCAGCTCAAGCTCCTGGCCCAGATGACGCCCGGCGGGACGCCTTCACCATGA
- a CDS encoding alpha/beta fold hydrolase → MLKEINGIQIAYTDVGEGSPLLFVHGFPLSRGTWSKQVAGFKAHHRVIAPDLRGLGESASSPGPVAMSRFAEDLYALMQRLATGPVVLVGHSMGGYVALAFAKAYPKALRGLVLVGTKAGKDSPEAAAARRATAEKVRAEGVSVVVDAMAPKMLSPGHDDPAMVSLVRGFMAGSRPEGVIGALQGMADRPDATAWLEQIRVPTLVITGTDDAIIPPSESAALAQSIPGAKLQSIPKAGHLVAFEQAEAFNAGLSNWLTSEKATQ, encoded by the coding sequence ATGCTCAAGGAAATCAATGGCATCCAGATCGCCTATACGGATGTGGGGGAGGGGTCCCCTCTGCTTTTCGTCCACGGCTTCCCCCTCAGCCGGGGGACCTGGTCGAAGCAGGTGGCAGGCTTCAAGGCCCATCACCGGGTGATCGCACCGGACCTGCGGGGTCTGGGAGAAAGTGCCTCGAGCCCGGGACCGGTGGCGATGAGCCGCTTCGCCGAGGACCTTTACGCCCTGATGCAGCGACTGGCCACGGGGCCGGTCGTCCTCGTCGGCCACTCCATGGGCGGCTATGTGGCCCTGGCGTTCGCGAAGGCCTACCCCAAGGCGCTGCGGGGACTGGTGCTGGTGGGCACGAAGGCTGGCAAGGATTCGCCCGAGGCGGCCGCTGCGCGGCGTGCCACGGCAGAAAAAGTACGGGCGGAAGGCGTTTCAGTGGTGGTGGATGCCATGGCCCCCAAGATGCTCTCCCCCGGCCATGACGATCCGGCCATGGTGTCCTTGGTCCGCGGGTTCATGGCCGGCTCCAGGCCCGAGGGGGTCATCGGGGCCCTGCAGGGGATGGCGGATCGGCCCGACGCGACCGCCTGGCTCGAGCAGATCCGAGTTCCCACCCTCGTAATCACCGGCACCGACGATGCCATCATCCCGCCCAGCGAATCCGCAGCCCTGGCGCAATCCATTCCTGGCGCCAAGCTCCAATCCATTCCGAAAGCCGGTCACCTCGTGGCCTTCGAGCAGGCCGAGGCCTTCAACGCGGGTTTGAGCAACTGGCTGACCTCCGAGAAGGCCACCCAGTGA
- a CDS encoding OmpA family protein, with translation MTALLVAQAGTPTAAPTPYLNAAPSPQAQSTTVPLYRVTVVQGSAKAINYRNLKHSTEIDLLGTVLVANASGEARVKSEDGAIQITAKFKNLPPASSFGGEFLTYVVWGISPEGNATNLGELLLERGKGKIKVTEKLQTFGLIVTAEPYFAVSQPSNVVVMENAIRKGSKEQFEFIDAKFELLKRGQYTLNLDAMAPLAMDEKTPFHVFQARNAVRIARATGAQAYASEAFGKSESYLAQAEIKEGGKKARVMAAKEAVQRAEDARLISVQKQNVERLALERQGAQDKLDASKRETAMAAAAEDAALQKTRQAELENAGLKARNEGLRANNEGLRAKLMEQLNAVLQTRATARGLIVNMSGVLFQNGKATLLPAAREKLSKIAGILSTHKGLKVEADGFTDSNGSDALNQHLSEQRAKNTMDFLVSQGVASDSITFKGFGKESPIATNETAAGRQENRRVELVVSGDGITGQKSAGL, from the coding sequence ATGACCGCGCTCCTGGTGGCCCAAGCGGGCACTCCGACCGCGGCGCCCACTCCTTACCTCAATGCCGCCCCCTCTCCGCAGGCCCAGTCCACGACGGTGCCCCTGTACCGGGTGACGGTCGTCCAGGGTTCCGCCAAGGCCATCAACTACCGGAACCTGAAGCACTCCACGGAGATCGACCTCCTGGGCACGGTGCTCGTCGCGAACGCCTCCGGCGAGGCCCGGGTGAAGAGTGAAGACGGGGCGATCCAGATCACCGCCAAGTTCAAGAATCTCCCTCCGGCCTCGAGCTTCGGCGGCGAGTTCCTCACCTATGTGGTGTGGGGGATCTCCCCCGAGGGCAACGCCACGAATCTGGGAGAGCTCCTCCTGGAGAGGGGTAAGGGCAAGATCAAGGTCACCGAGAAGCTTCAGACCTTCGGTCTCATCGTGACCGCCGAACCCTATTTCGCCGTCAGCCAGCCCAGCAATGTGGTCGTGATGGAGAATGCGATCCGCAAGGGCTCGAAGGAGCAGTTCGAGTTCATCGACGCCAAATTCGAGCTGTTGAAGCGGGGTCAGTACACCCTGAACCTCGACGCCATGGCGCCGTTGGCCATGGATGAGAAGACGCCGTTCCATGTCTTCCAGGCCCGCAATGCCGTGCGGATCGCCCGTGCCACCGGGGCCCAGGCCTATGCCTCCGAGGCGTTCGGCAAGTCCGAGAGCTACCTCGCCCAGGCTGAAATCAAGGAGGGCGGCAAGAAGGCCCGAGTCATGGCGGCGAAGGAAGCCGTGCAGAGGGCTGAGGATGCCCGCCTGATCTCGGTCCAGAAGCAGAATGTGGAACGGCTGGCCCTGGAGCGACAGGGTGCCCAGGACAAGCTGGATGCGTCCAAGCGGGAGACCGCCATGGCTGCCGCCGCCGAGGATGCCGCCCTTCAGAAGACCCGCCAGGCTGAGCTGGAGAATGCTGGGCTCAAGGCCAGGAACGAGGGGCTCCGGGCCAATAACGAGGGTCTTCGGGCCAAGCTGATGGAGCAGCTCAATGCGGTGCTTCAGACCCGGGCTACGGCCCGCGGATTGATCGTCAACATGTCCGGCGTCCTCTTCCAGAACGGGAAAGCCACCCTGCTGCCCGCCGCGCGGGAGAAGCTGTCGAAGATCGCGGGGATCCTGTCCACCCACAAGGGGCTGAAGGTCGAAGCGGACGGTTTCACGGACAGCAACGGCAGCGATGCCCTCAATCAGCATCTGTCGGAACAGCGCGCCAAGAACACGATGGATTTCCTCGTGAGCCAAGGTGTCGCCAGCGATTCCATCACCTTCAAGGGATTTGGGAAGGAAAGCCCCATCGCCACCAATGAAACGGCTGCGGGCCGGCAGGAAAACCGGCGCGTGGAACTGGTCGTATCCGGCGACGGCATTACCGGACAGAAGAGCGCAGGCCTCTAG
- a CDS encoding YtxH domain-containing protein, whose product MTESKTSSYGPTLLTFLAGAAVGAVVVALTTPKTGPELRGNLKDLAARAKCKAGALADEAGDTWDDLKGRTTLAANDLKRGVADAASDLRG is encoded by the coding sequence ATGACCGAATCCAAGACTTCTTCCTACGGCCCCACGCTTCTCACATTCCTCGCCGGTGCTGCCGTCGGCGCCGTGGTGGTGGCCCTGACCACGCCCAAGACCGGTCCCGAACTCCGCGGGAACCTGAAGGACCTCGCCGCCCGCGCGAAATGCAAGGCAGGGGCGCTGGCCGATGAGGCGGGCGATACCTGGGATGACCTGAAGGGCAGGACGACCCTGGCGGCCAATGACCTGAAGCGTGGCGTGGCTGACGCGGCCAGCGACCTGCGGGGCTGA
- the dps gene encoding DNA starvation/stationary phase protection protein Dps, which produces MSKHQARARHIMFDEKTTDELVVLLNQTLADTLDLAYQTKQAHWNVKGYNFYGLHLLFDNLYGQLSTYVDDFAERAVTIGGQALGTLRSASSRSQLDEYPLDALGSKAHVDALVDRYGEYTSRVRQAIRKAEKLGDPDTADLYTSVSRAMDKALWMLTAHQEV; this is translated from the coding sequence ATGAGCAAGCATCAAGCGCGAGCCAGACACATCATGTTCGATGAAAAGACCACGGATGAATTGGTGGTCCTGCTGAACCAGACCCTGGCGGACACGCTCGATCTGGCTTATCAGACCAAGCAGGCCCATTGGAATGTGAAGGGCTACAACTTCTACGGGCTCCATTTGCTGTTCGACAACCTCTACGGTCAGTTGAGCACCTATGTGGATGACTTTGCCGAACGAGCCGTCACGATCGGCGGCCAGGCCCTGGGCACCCTCCGGTCTGCCAGCAGCCGATCCCAGCTCGACGAGTACCCCTTGGATGCCCTGGGCAGCAAGGCCCATGTGGATGCCCTGGTGGACCGCTACGGTGAGTACACCAGCCGGGTACGCCAGGCCATCCGCAAAGCCGAGAAGCTGGGCGATCCCGACACCGCGGATCTATACACCTCCGTGAGCCGCGCCATGGACAAGGCGCTCTGGATGCTCACGGCCCATCAGGAAGTCTGA
- a CDS encoding lmo0937 family membrane protein — MLWTIAVILIVLWALGLVSAYTMGGFIHILLVLAIVVVLVRVIQGRRVL, encoded by the coding sequence ATGCTGTGGACCATCGCCGTCATTTTGATCGTTCTTTGGGCCCTTGGCCTCGTCAGTGCCTACACGATGGGGGGCTTCATCCACATCCTGCTGGTGCTGGCCATCGTCGTCGTCCTCGTCCGGGTCATCCAGGGTCGACGAGTTCTCTGA
- a CDS encoding BON domain-containing protein: MRHIQLNPRAALMATIALTAVGLPLRAADQDHKIESSARSSYNFMTYLKDDNIKVASSKGVVTLTGTVSQGYHKALAQDTVEGLAGVKSVVNNLMVVGDQPPERSDGWVTMKVKGVLAFHKNVSASATEVNTNNGVVTLSGKADSEAQKQLTTEYAMDVEGVTEVRNNLVVSKGAHRTLGAKVDDTSITTQVKTALLFHKSTHALATKVTTKDGIVTLHGEAKNAAERDLVSKLAEDINGVKSVHNRMTVK; encoded by the coding sequence ATGCGACACATCCAACTCAATCCCCGCGCGGCCCTCATGGCCACCATCGCGCTGACTGCGGTCGGCCTCCCCCTCCGGGCCGCCGACCAGGACCACAAGATCGAGTCCTCCGCCAGGAGCAGCTACAACTTCATGACCTACCTGAAGGACGACAACATCAAGGTGGCCTCCAGCAAGGGCGTGGTCACCCTGACGGGCACGGTTTCCCAGGGGTACCACAAGGCCCTGGCTCAGGACACCGTGGAAGGCCTCGCTGGCGTCAAGAGCGTGGTCAACAACCTCATGGTGGTGGGCGATCAGCCCCCCGAGCGCTCCGATGGCTGGGTGACCATGAAGGTGAAGGGGGTTCTGGCCTTCCACAAGAATGTCAGCGCCAGCGCCACGGAGGTGAACACCAACAACGGCGTTGTCACCCTCAGCGGCAAGGCCGACTCCGAAGCCCAGAAGCAGCTGACCACCGAATACGCCATGGATGTGGAAGGCGTCACGGAGGTCCGCAACAACCTCGTCGTATCGAAGGGGGCCCATCGGACGCTGGGGGCCAAGGTGGATGACACCTCCATCACGACCCAGGTGAAGACGGCCCTGCTGTTCCACAAGTCCACCCATGCCCTGGCGACCAAGGTGACCACCAAGGACGGCATCGTCACCCTCCACGGGGAAGCCAAGAATGCCGCTGAGCGTGATCTGGTGAGCAAGCTCGCCGAAGACATCAACGGCGTGAAGAGCGTCCACAACCGGATGACCGTCAAGTAG
- a CDS encoding OmpA family protein, with product MKLSKISGMLGLVALAIVASPQAMAQDSGWYAGFNVGQSKAKIDDARIIKGIVPAGFVVTSIHDDDSSTGFKVLGGYQFNRYFAFEGGYFDLGKFGYKATTLPVGTLNGEIKLKGFNFDAVLSLPFTEKFSVFGRVGVTNAEAKDAFSGTGAVIVLKPNPSERATNIKFGGGLQYDFTKSFGMRAEVERYRINDAVGNKGDIDMASIGFLFRFGRGSHAAAPYVPAPEPTAYAPEPYLAPVPVVVPAPVARTQQYCTILDIQFEINKDDIQREESERFAVIGTFLAKYPDTTVVIEGHTDNIGATDHNLALSKRRAENVVTYLVEQNHIDRSRLTAVGYGDTRPVADNSTEEGKRQNRRINAVVSCVTDIEGLKVAPARMTMAMEIEFDPLKDEVTPQHREDLRRAANFLKANPSVTATVEGHAGKVAATDAEAMAISKRRAQNVVNYLVDNFGVERSRLTAEGFGKTRRFAYSTTLEGQQENRRVNIIINYPNTTKR from the coding sequence ATGAAGTTATCTAAAATCTCAGGGATGCTGGGCCTGGTGGCACTCGCGATCGTGGCCAGCCCGCAGGCCATGGCTCAGGATTCGGGTTGGTATGCCGGGTTCAATGTCGGCCAGAGCAAGGCGAAAATCGACGATGCCAGGATCATCAAGGGCATCGTACCGGCCGGGTTCGTCGTTACTTCCATCCACGATGACGACAGCAGCACGGGCTTCAAGGTCCTGGGCGGGTATCAGTTCAACCGCTACTTCGCCTTTGAAGGCGGCTACTTTGATCTGGGCAAGTTCGGCTACAAGGCGACGACCCTGCCGGTCGGCACGCTGAACGGCGAGATCAAACTGAAAGGCTTCAACTTCGATGCCGTGCTGAGCCTGCCCTTCACGGAGAAGTTCTCCGTGTTCGGCCGGGTCGGCGTGACCAATGCCGAAGCCAAGGACGCCTTCTCCGGAACGGGCGCGGTGATCGTGCTGAAACCCAATCCCAGTGAACGGGCCACCAATATCAAATTCGGCGGGGGCCTGCAGTACGATTTCACCAAGTCCTTCGGGATGCGCGCCGAAGTGGAGCGCTACCGCATCAACGATGCCGTCGGGAACAAGGGTGACATCGACATGGCTTCGATCGGGTTCCTCTTCCGGTTCGGCCGGGGCTCCCATGCCGCTGCCCCCTATGTGCCGGCGCCTGAGCCCACCGCCTACGCGCCTGAGCCCTACCTGGCTCCGGTCCCGGTGGTCGTCCCCGCCCCGGTGGCCCGGACCCAGCAGTACTGCACCATCCTCGATATCCAGTTCGAGATCAACAAGGACGATATCCAACGCGAAGAATCCGAACGGTTCGCCGTGATCGGGACCTTCCTGGCGAAATACCCCGACACCACGGTGGTCATCGAGGGCCACACCGACAACATCGGAGCGACGGATCACAACCTCGCGCTGTCCAAGCGCCGAGCGGAGAATGTGGTGACCTACCTGGTCGAGCAGAACCACATCGATCGCTCCCGGCTGACCGCCGTCGGATACGGGGATACCCGCCCCGTGGCGGACAACAGCACGGAGGAAGGTAAGCGGCAGAATCGGCGCATCAACGCCGTGGTTTCCTGCGTCACGGACATCGAGGGCCTGAAGGTGGCCCCCGCCAGGATGACCATGGCCATGGAAATCGAATTCGACCCCTTGAAAGACGAAGTCACGCCGCAGCATCGCGAGGATCTTCGCCGGGCGGCCAATTTCCTCAAGGCCAATCCCTCTGTCACAGCGACGGTGGAAGGGCACGCCGGCAAGGTCGCGGCTACTGATGCCGAGGCCATGGCCATTTCCAAGCGCCGGGCCCAGAACGTGGTGAATTACCTGGTCGACAACTTCGGTGTCGAGCGATCACGCCTGACGGCCGAGGGTTTCGGAAAGACGAGGCGCTTCGCCTACAGCACGACCCTTGAGGGTCAGCAGGAGAACCGCCGGGTCAACATCATCATCAACTACCCCAACACCACCAAGCGCTAG
- a CDS encoding Ig-like domain-containing protein — protein MNRVESLLTRSMVPMGLLLIALAAGCRGGDPILGGGSLAANLQAAPTVTAVAPVNNATAVPVNNTVITASFSEPMAPITGTATFTVTAASPAVSPTGTVALDATNRIATFTLAPATTLANLTVYTATITGAKSLATGLPLASPYVWRFTTGIAVDATRPRVTLTVPATTIPGPTTAVPTNTAITATFTEDMAPASISAASFTVTTAAPGVSPAGSVSYAVGARTATFTPSTPTTLVAGTTYTATITTAATDLAGNALAGNQAALPAASNYIWTFTTAALVTPPPTITLTNPANLATNVAVNSSVNATFSKAMDPLTLTTATFTVQPTGPPLGSLVVGALTYNAVTQIATFTPTSPLAASTSYTATITGAKDLSGNALVAGLASNPWTFTTGTVAAPGGVALGSAGTFGIMATAAITNTGAGTLINGDVSLEPGTSNGLLPVQVNGTIHINDTVSHQARIDLLVAYNFAKNLPPGTTISAGADLAAVYPLGVPPGTYTSGSTILVSTPLILDAGGNANAVWVFQIGSSLTTTASVSLANGAQAKNVFWVPTLDATVGVGTIFYGTIVSGRDVTAKTGSVINGRILAGATLAGTIALDTNTVNVPAP, from the coding sequence ATGAACAGAGTCGAAAGTCTACTGACGCGGTCGATGGTCCCCATGGGATTGCTGCTGATCGCGCTGGCGGCGGGATGCCGAGGGGGCGACCCCATCCTGGGCGGTGGCAGCCTGGCTGCCAATCTCCAGGCTGCGCCCACCGTGACTGCCGTGGCCCCCGTCAATAACGCCACGGCCGTGCCGGTCAACAATACGGTCATCACGGCCAGCTTCAGCGAACCGATGGCCCCGATCACGGGAACGGCGACCTTCACGGTGACCGCCGCCAGCCCGGCGGTGTCTCCCACGGGCACCGTGGCGCTGGACGCCACCAACCGGATCGCCACCTTCACGCTGGCGCCCGCCACCACGCTGGCAAACCTGACGGTCTATACCGCGACGATCACCGGCGCCAAGAGCCTCGCGACGGGCCTTCCGTTGGCGAGCCCCTATGTCTGGCGCTTCACCACGGGGATCGCGGTGGATGCGACCCGCCCCCGGGTGACGCTGACCGTTCCCGCGACGACCATCCCGGGTCCGACGACCGCCGTTCCCACGAATACGGCCATCACCGCCACCTTCACTGAAGACATGGCTCCGGCTTCGATCAGCGCCGCCAGCTTCACGGTGACGACGGCTGCGCCTGGTGTATCCCCCGCCGGCAGCGTGAGCTATGCCGTGGGTGCCCGGACCGCGACTTTCACGCCTTCCACGCCGACGACGCTGGTCGCCGGTACCACCTACACGGCGACCATCACGACGGCCGCCACGGATCTGGCCGGCAATGCCCTCGCGGGCAACCAGGCCGCTTTACCTGCCGCCAGCAACTACATCTGGACCTTCACCACCGCGGCCCTCGTAACGCCGCCGCCGACCATCACCCTGACCAACCCCGCGAACCTGGCCACGAATGTGGCGGTCAACAGCTCGGTCAATGCCACCTTCAGCAAGGCCATGGACCCCTTGACCCTCACCACGGCCACCTTCACGGTCCAGCCCACCGGCCCGCCCTTGGGTTCTTTGGTGGTGGGTGCGCTCACCTACAATGCGGTCACCCAGATCGCGACTTTCACTCCCACCAGCCCCCTGGCCGCCAGCACCTCCTATACGGCCACGATCACGGGTGCCAAGGACCTGTCCGGCAATGCCCTGGTCGCTGGACTCGCCTCCAATCCCTGGACTTTCACCACGGGTACAGTCGCAGCACCCGGTGGCGTTGCGCTGGGTTCGGCCGGCACCTTCGGCATCATGGCGACTGCAGCGATCACCAATACCGGTGCCGGCACGCTCATCAATGGGGATGTGTCTCTGGAACCCGGAACCTCCAATGGGCTGCTGCCCGTTCAGGTCAACGGCACCATCCACATCAATGACACCGTCTCGCATCAGGCTCGTATCGACCTCCTGGTCGCCTACAACTTCGCCAAGAACCTGCCTCCCGGAACCACCATCTCGGCCGGTGCCGACCTGGCGGCCGTCTATCCTCTCGGCGTGCCCCCCGGAACCTACACCTCGGGCAGCACGATCCTGGTCTCGACGCCTCTGATTCTCGATGCGGGTGGCAACGCGAATGCCGTCTGGGTCTTCCAGATCGGCTCCTCGCTGACCACCACGGCCAGCGTGTCGCTCGCCAATGGGGCTCAGGCCAAGAATGTGTTCTGGGTACCCACCCTGGATGCGACGGTCGGCGTTGGAACCATCTTCTACGGAACCATCGTGTCGGGCCGGGATGTCACCGCCAAGACCGGCTCCGTGATCAACGGCCGGATTCTGGCCGGTGCGACGCTCGCTGGAACCATCGCCTTGGACACCAACACCGTCAATGTCCCCGCGCCTTAA